One Pseudomonas sp. MM213 genomic window, CGAGACGACCTTGATGTCCATCCCGCGAAACGGCTCGGCGGCCTTGATGAACCACTTCAGTTCCGCGAGCTGCTGATCCGCCGACAGGGTGGACGGTTTGAACTCGCTGCCGATCCATTTTTTCGCGGCTTCTTCGTAGGCATCGGCCCAGGCCGAAGCGCTCAAACCGCTGAGTGCCAGCATGGCTGCCAATGAAATGCTATGTCGCAGCTTATTGTTTTTGTCGAACATAGAGACCTCCTTTTAGGGTTTCGGAGCAACATTGCCGAGCGATTCGACTAGCCCCAACGCATCACAGCCAACAGCCACACCAGGGACAACGCGAACGCTACCCAGATGCTCCAGTCGGTGACGCCGATTACCAGCAAATGCAGGTAGGCGCTGCCGAGAAGACCGATAAACAGCCGATCGCCACGGGTGGTGGCAATCGGCAAAAAACCACGCCGAAGAACGCTCGGCGAGCGTAGTTCCCACGTCGTCATGCCCACCAGAATCAGGCCAATGACGGTGAAGAACGCCGCTGTGGGGACAGTCCAACTCATCCATTCCATCATCAGTTCCTCATACTCGGCCGAGGGCAAAGCCCTTGGCCACGTGGTTACGGACAAACCAGATCACCAGCATGCCCGGCAGGATGGTCAACACCCCCGCCGCCGCCAGCACGCCCCAGTCGATGCCGGACGCCGAGACCGTTCGGGTCATCACCGCCGCGATCGGCTTGGCGTTGACCGAGGTCAGCGTCCGCGCCAGCAACAATTCGACCCAGGAAAACATGAAGCAGAAGAACGCCGTTACGCCGATCCCCGAGCCAATCAGCGGCACAAAAATCTTCACGAAAAACTTGGGAAAACTGTAGCCATCAATGTAGGCAGTTTCGTCGATTTCCTTCGGAACGCCGGACATGAAGCCCTCGAGAATCCACACCGCCAACGGCACGTTGAACAGGCAATGCGCCAACGCCACGGCGATGTGGGTGTCGAACAGGCCGATCGACGAATACAGCTGGAAGAACGGCAACAGGAATACCGCCGGTGGTGCCATGCGGTTGGTCAGCAGCCAGAAGAACAGGTGCTTGTCGCCGAGAAAGCGATAACGCGAGAACGCATACGCCGCCGGCAACGCCACGCTCAACGAAATCAGCGTGTTCAGGCTCACGTAATACAGCGAGTTGAGGTAACCGGTGTACCAGGCCGGATCGGTGAAGATCACCTTGTAGTTGGCAAAGGTGAAATCCTGCGGAAACAGCGTCAGGCCGCTGAGGATTTCGGTGTTGCTCTTGAAGGACATGTTCAGCAGCCAGTAGATCGGCACCAGCAGGAACAGGATGTAGATCAGCAGTGGAATCAGCTTTCTCTTGCTCATGGTGGGCCTCAGCGGTTGGCGTCAGAGTGAGTCATGGCGGTGTAGAACAGCCAGGACACCAACAGGATGATCAGGAAGTACACCAGCGAGAACGCCGCCGCCGGGCCAAGGTCGAATTGGCCGATGGCCATTTGCGTCAGGGTCTGGCTGAGGAAGGTCGTGGCATTGCCCGGCCCGCCGCCCGTGAGCACGAACGGCTCGGTGTAGATCATGAAACTGTCCATGAACCGCAGCATCACCGCGATCAACAGCACGCTCTTGAGCTTGGGCAACTGGATGTGTCGGAACACCGCCCAGGCCGATGCGCGATCAATCCGCGCCGCCTGGTAATACACGTCCGGAATCGCCCGCAGCCCGGAAAAACACAACAGCGCCACCAGCGAAGTCCAGTGCCAGACGTCCATCACCAGCACCGTGACCCAGGCGTCCATGGTGTTGGCCGCATAGTTATAGTTGATGCCCATCGCGTTGAGGCTCGAACCAAGCAAGCCAATGTCGGCCCGGCCGAAGATCTGCCAGATAGTGCCGACCACGTTCCATGGAATCAGCAGCGGAATCGCCAGGATGATCAGCACCAGGGAAGACCAGCGGCCCTTGGTCGGCATGGTCAGGGCGATGGCGATGCCCAGCGGGATTTCGATCAGCAGCACGCAGCCGGAGTAGATGAACTGTCGCAGCAGCGAGTCGTGCAGCCGTGGGTCGAGCAGCACCTGTTTGTACCAGTCGGCGCCGACGAAGTAGCGGCTGGACTGGTCGAAGATGTCCTGCACCGAATAGTTGACCACGGTCATCATCGGGATCACCGCACTGAACGCCACCAGCAAAAACACCGGCAGCACCAGCCACCAGGCCTTGTTGTTCTGCACCTTGTTCATGGCAGCACCTCCAGCAGGTAATCATCGGCATAGACCATCAACCATTGCGCCGGAAAGCTGATGTACGCCGTGCCCTCCGGCACCGGTTTGTCTTCGGCCAACCGCACTTTCAACGTCACGCCGTCGAGGTTCAGGGTCATGATCTTGTAGGTGCCGAGGTCTTCGACGTGTACGACCTTTGCCTGCATCGCGTCGTCAAACGGTTCGTCCCACACGTGTACGAACTCGGGTCGGATGCCAACCTTCAGGGTTTTCCATTCGGACCCGACGATGCGTTGCAGTTGCGCCTCGGACAACGGCAAATGCGTCGAGGCAAAACCGACACCGCCCGGTTGCGGCTGCACGTCGATCAGGTTCATCCCCGGGCTGCCGATGAAATAACCGACAAAGGTATGGCTCGGCCGTTCGAACAATTCCCGTGGCGTGCCGAATTGCACGATCTGCCCGCCGTACATCACCGCGATCTTGTCGGCGAAGGTCGAGGCTTCGAGTTGATCGTGGGTGACGTAGACCATGGTGATGTTGAATTGCTCGTGGATCTGTTTGAGCTTGCGCCGCAGCTTCCACTTCAAGTGCGGGTCGATCACCGTCAGCGGCTCATCGAAGAGGATGGCGGAGACGTCATCGCGCAC contains:
- a CDS encoding DUF2160 domain-containing protein, which translates into the protein MEWMSWTVPTAAFFTVIGLILVGMTTWELRSPSVLRRGFLPIATTRGDRLFIGLLGSAYLHLLVIGVTDWSIWVAFALSLVWLLAVMRWG
- a CDS encoding carbohydrate ABC transporter permease, which gives rise to MSKRKLIPLLIYILFLLVPIYWLLNMSFKSNTEILSGLTLFPQDFTFANYKVIFTDPAWYTGYLNSLYYVSLNTLISLSVALPAAYAFSRYRFLGDKHLFFWLLTNRMAPPAVFLLPFFQLYSSIGLFDTHIAVALAHCLFNVPLAVWILEGFMSGVPKEIDETAYIDGYSFPKFFVKIFVPLIGSGIGVTAFFCFMFSWVELLLARTLTSVNAKPIAAVMTRTVSASGIDWGVLAAAGVLTILPGMLVIWFVRNHVAKGFALGRV
- a CDS encoding carbohydrate ABC transporter permease, which translates into the protein MNKVQNNKAWWLVLPVFLLVAFSAVIPMMTVVNYSVQDIFDQSSRYFVGADWYKQVLLDPRLHDSLLRQFIYSGCVLLIEIPLGIAIALTMPTKGRWSSLVLIILAIPLLIPWNVVGTIWQIFGRADIGLLGSSLNAMGINYNYAANTMDAWVTVLVMDVWHWTSLVALLCFSGLRAIPDVYYQAARIDRASAWAVFRHIQLPKLKSVLLIAVMLRFMDSFMIYTEPFVLTGGGPGNATTFLSQTLTQMAIGQFDLGPAAAFSLVYFLIILLVSWLFYTAMTHSDANR
- a CDS encoding ABC transporter ATP-binding protein, which codes for MAEIRLQNLAHSYTRTPSGPEDYAIREMDHIWEQGGAYALLGPSGCGKSTLLNIISGLLSPSQGHVLFDGKAVNDLTPEKRNIAQVFQFPVVYDTMTVFDNLAFPLRNQGMAEAKIHSKVQEIAEVLDLQALLSKKARNLTADEKQKVSMGRGLVRDDVSAILFDEPLTVIDPHLKWKLRRKLKQIHEQFNITMVYVTHDQLEASTFADKIAVMYGGQIVQFGTPRELFERPSHTFVGYFIGSPGMNLIDVQPQPGGVGFASTHLPLSEAQLQRIVGSEWKTLKVGIRPEFVHVWDEPFDDAMQAKVVHVEDLGTYKIMTLNLDGVTLKVRLAEDKPVPEGTAYISFPAQWLMVYADDYLLEVLP